Proteins encoded by one window of Chryseobacterium foetidum:
- a CDS encoding BrxA/BrxB family bacilliredoxin, which produces MYPTDLVMPMKAELTDKGFENLDTPEAVETALKQSGTTLLVINSVCGCAAGAARPGVVYSVTGDKKPDHLTTVFAGYDVDAVAEARKHLAPFPPSSPCVALFKDGELVHMLERHHIEGNPAGAIAANLQAAYDEYC; this is translated from the coding sequence ATGTATCCAACAGATTTAGTAATGCCGATGAAGGCAGAGCTTACAGATAAAGGCTTCGAAAATTTAGATACACCTGAAGCGGTGGAAACTGCTTTGAAGCAATCAGGAACAACACTTTTGGTAATCAATTCTGTTTGTGGATGTGCGGCTGGTGCTGCAAGACCGGGAGTTGTTTATTCTGTTACAGGAGATAAAAAACCGGATCATTTAACAACTGTTTTCGCTGGTTATGACGTTGATGCTGTAGCTGAAGCCAGAAAACATTTGGCACCATTCCCTCCAAGCTCACCTTGTGTAGCGCTTTTCAAAGACGGAGAATTGGTACACATGCTTGAAAGACACCACATCGAAGGAAATCCTGCGGGAGCCATCGCTGCCAATCTTCAGGCTGCTTACGACGAGTATTGTTAG